A region of the Silene latifolia isolate original U9 population chromosome 9, ASM4854445v1, whole genome shotgun sequence genome:
tccaagtagtagacgccacgggagtctccttcaagaaatgTGCACCGTCgcatcactccaagtagtagacgccacggcagtcaccccaagagatgtgacgccgtcgcagtcactccaagtagtagacgccacgggagtctccttcaagaaacaggcaccgtcgcagtcactccaagtagtagacgccacggcagtcaccccaagagatatgacgccgtcgcagtcactccaagtagtagacgccacgggagtctccttcaagaaatgTGCACCGTCgcatcactccaagtagtagacgccacggcaatcacCCCAAGAGATGTGACGCCGTCacgtcactccaagtagtagacgccacgggagtctccttcaagaaacagcaccgtcgcatcactccaagtagtagacgccacggcagtcaccccaagagatgtgacgccgtcgcagtcactccaagtagtagacgccacgggagtctccttcaagaaacagcaccgtcgcagatcactccaagtagtagacgccacggctagtcaccccaagaggtgtgacgccgtcgcagatcacccaagtagtagacgccacggcggacgacggctcacaccgtcataccgacaagagcggcatgcaCCCTAAGGAAGAGACACTGCGACGGTTATAACCAACGCGGTTGATACTCGCCGAAACGATCAAGATGCCTTGGAAGCGTTAACACATTGAGACACGCACTCTAGATcgctcggccaagccgaggcagGAACATAAGAGATACTCAATTAATAACGGAAAGAGACAACCCGGACAAAGACGGAGACGCTAAAAGGACAAATCGAAGCTCGAATACTAGCACAAGGAAAAGAAGTGAAGTAAAAACGAACCCTTATTAAATATATTCAACGAATcacaagaaattacaaggataagccaaaagacaaaaaGTTACAAATGCTATCCCCCTATGTCCGTTGTTGCTCGCCATCGGCGGCAATGCACTTTTCGGATGGGTACCCGCCAGCTCCCTTTAGAAACCTCGGCTTCAAGGCGGCCTCGGCTTTAGCCTCGGCGGCCTCGGCCGCCTTTGCCCGCTTGGCTTCCTCTTGGGCCTCCTTAGCCTTCTCGGCCGTAGTCGCCTTCTCGCCGGCCGCCTCCTTCTCTCgccttcgccctcaccgcctctttagccttctccgccacggcttgctccttggcttcgagcttgtcatcaagcgacTTGTCATAtcgtcccacggaaaggaaccatcaagagggaagagctcctcaatcacttccctagcagctccttcggctAAATCCCGGAATTCAAagacacatgttagggagcatgacggtttggagcatctcaatgtccttatccttttgcctaatgaCGGCATCTCTGATccgaaccacctccgcctgggccttaaacagtCCCCGGATTCATTCCTCTCGCTTgaggtagaggtcggcgtgcctccgAACAAGTGTACACTTCTCCAAAGACTTAGCAGATTCAcctgccgcagcctcggccttggctctctcaaagaaggacctcttTCTCAACGCCCCGCCGAGTTTTCTTTCGCCCAAGAGCGCCCTCTCGGCCTCtcccctaagcctcgctcattgagaagatcccgcttggccttcgcggccaccttcttagtggcatttaGCTCCAAGGTGGATTGAGCCACGACCTTCTCCCCGCTCTACGATACGAGCACCGGTAAGACTGTTCCACCTCGCCGCCTCCTTGATCGCCTCCGTGCCTTCATCTATGAGCGGGAGAAGGAAACCTTCCGGGATGAAGGGACAAAGTGGCGACATTTTTATCACCGGCTTGCACTGGggagggaaaccttctgggatgaagagttcaCGGTGACGTGTTGATCACCAGCCCGCACAGAGCTCCCCTCCACTTGCTGCCCAACAGGAGCGGCGGACGACTGGGGCCGATCTACAAAATTAAAAGCAAGCATAAGTATCGACATACGCAGACATGCCGAAGAGCCTGTCACAGGCAGCGCCTAAGGAACCGGCTAAATCTGAAGCCACAGAAAGaacaataccgtgcttggccttcttggccgaaacgCGCGTCTCCTCGTCAGCAGCAGAATCAACGGTCGCGGTATAGGCCGTCTGttttcttttacggacaagggggaaccctcctcctcgtcggagtcatccccgttggagatacaaatgacctccaccgtctccttctgaacaggggggatggaaggcggagccgGTGTCGACGCCACCACCGCCGAGGACTTCGTTTTGCGCGTATGACGCGGcacgttactaacaaccttcgcctgggtctCCACCGCACTCAAGCTTTTCAGCCGCTGCTCTATGAGATCAGTCGGCGACCTCCTGCGGTCATTGGGGAGAGCTTTGGGAtgtaagttagcaacggttttatctttgttcgATCCCATTCTCAGGAGGATATCTTCAGACAGTCCGGTCCAAAATGGCCTgcgaaggaaacgaagcaagagttaagtagaagaaataaatcaaagttcaaagacACAACGagaacggtgatgggcctcacaccgaccccactcaccctgcgctagggccggtatgaggtcgacatggcaaagcggctcatcctgaagaatgatctgcgttggaggaatccatcttttcggcagccCACCCTTGTCTACCTCAAAAAGCCGCATTGCCAACCTCTCGTCCTCCGAGAGAAGAACCCGCCAAAGATCCATTTTGAGTTTCTTCCGGAgacccatccgtcatgctccgccttagtctcacaccgcaagttaacttgaTCCGAAAGGAGCAGGGAAGCGGATAGTCGTTCGGCaagaccttaacgtacacccaccgaccccgCCCTTGCAAGAGGAAAGTTTGTCACAGTGACATAACCCTTCTCCGTGTGCACGCTGAACCACCGGGCGCGCCAGAGAATGACGGCCGGAGGTAGTGAAGTCGGCGAAAtaagttcaccgttggggcctccccttgaagagacaaagccagacaaacccgattatggtcctcatagccaacgggtgcaattGGGCAACGACAACGTTCATGGCCTTAAGGATGGCCACAACATACCCATTCACGTGAAACCGGAGCCCAAACTCCAAATGTCGCATATatacgccggtgtggcccggtggagggcaacagagaACCTGACCCTCCTCCGGGATAACGATTTCGTAGCCCTCACCGAAGAAGAAATGTTTCTCGAAAAATATCTCACCGAAACAGCGGgctaacttatgggtccaagtacAGTCAAGACGGACTTTACAAGCgaggccgtgatccataacgtacttccTCACGTTATTAGGACGAGCCTCCTCAAAGATCGTCACCAAAATCTTTCGCATCATCATCGACATcgaatcatcctcccattcctccgaagtcgaggatcgacttcgggagaagggGACCTACGGCCCGCTTACTAGGCCCGGCGtcggcagaagacatgtttacaatgaaattacaaaattaaaaattggaaagtttgtttgtttaccttcaaGAAAACGTCACGGGAGAAACAACTCGGAAATTAGAAAAAGAAACCCttggaagtttagagagaaggaaattttggagaatgaaattggtggccaattttttGGAGCaattgccctatttatagggaaaagcccatgaagcagGACCAATCAAAGAAATGaccccatgaagcgtcaaccaatcaaagatgcggacacgtgtcggacatgcaaccacggatgtcaatcgttgcaacgattgtgtcaatcaatgcaacggtgaccaaacgtcttcaacacgcctattcaaatctctccgcctattcaacTTCCTCAAACAAATTCCCATGCACCTATTCTCCGCCgacacatgatcaaccaagctagacaccgccggccgggggcaatcaaaaagaACCCTAGCCTCAACCCGGCCCCGCCAGCGtccctttcttttccacatcggatgcccaatacacatccatgtggagggggaatatggtacggcctaagaaagactagGCAGAAAGAAGAAGCCGCCgcgaagaagccgatgcagaaaattttctacaaactacttgcgcagaatatacgctcagacgtacatcgaagcccataccacggcatagactacgctgggggaaattgatggggcatattcgcaccgccgaccaagtcaaacatacgagcaaggtcaaagatgtccacaaagaagtcaacgacttagacaacctaGCCGATGCCGCCCATCGGCTGTCACACCTGGGTCCGGCGTGACAAAGCGCCaaccgggacacatatccgcgtactcatatccaagacccctcggcggtgagtcaacaggcccgccgccgccataggtccctcgccgaggggtagatcgatcttttccaccgctagccacttggccacttggccacacgtgacaaaaggtgaagtttataaatactcctcaaccttcatgaGAAAGGATCCAATCCAAATACACAAActtgacctaaatacactattcatctcggtataatcttccttatctctctacaatatattcctagccaattagcatacaacttatacatctaagtttatCGACTTGGCGTCGGAGTGTGGGACGCAGCACAAAGCCAAGCCTCGATTCGTTCATTGTTTgagagaggccgagaggaacgattaaggccaagggagaatccaactcaagacatcattcaacaagccacgggtggtaactatacttgctctggaattacacccggaacacatgTAATTTTTACTGCACGGTTTTGGTAGGTATAAGCTCTGGTTAGCAATAAAACTTGAGAAACAAAGAAGAATTACAGTTAATAGGGTCACGTGGCCATGCATGTAACCAAATAATACAATTCACGTAACTACCAAACCACGTGGTTACTATCTGCCCGTCCATGCAACCTACCACTTTtctcttatttaatctcattttaCGACCTTACAtttcttatactccctcctaaaTACAACTTTTAATTTGTCCTTACATTTTAGGGACACTACCTTAAAACTAAGGACCTTTCAATTATAATGGCGTCTATTGAGGAAATTCGTCAGGCACAAAGAGCCGATGGTCCGGCTACTATCTTGGCTATTGGTACCGCTACGCCTCCGAATTGCGTGTACCAGGCTGATTATCCTGATTATTACTTTCGCGTTACTAAGAGCGAGCATATGACCGATTTGAAAGAGAAGTTCAGACGCATGTGTATGTTATTAATCCCTTCTTTTTAATTTTACAAGTTTCTCTTAGGTTACTGTCGAATTTTAGGGATGCATGGTCGCATGCACCCCTAAATTCGACAATAAGTGTTTTACTTAGATTACCATTTGCATGCAGTAAGTATTTCTTGCATGCACTCCCGAAGTCCCGTTTATATTAGTATGCAGTGATGGAATTAGGGGGGCTAGCAAGGACGCTCGCCTCTCGGCGAACAAGATTTTCTTAgttttttagtttaatttttcgAAAAAAATTTCAAGTTAACCTTACATAATTTCTCATTCGATCCCCTAAAATTTTTGCTCCCACACGGTGGCGGAGCCAGGAATGTAAGTCATCGGGGCGTAAATTTTCAGCGGGGGTGAAACAGTAATATTATAAGGGCcttaaaaaaattcgaaaattttaactaaaatttcgaaattttcaaaaGCCAGTGAGGGCGACTGCCCCTGCCAGCCCCTCCCTGGCTCCATCACTGCTCCCACAtgttcaaatcctggctccgccattGTTAGTACGCGCAGTCGATTTTCTGTTACAACTCGACATGCATGTGTAAAATAGGGGAAAATGGACAAACTAATGTGAGATGATAACAATTTTGAAACAACAAAGTTTACGTCAGTAATGaaagttgtttttgttttttctgTTTTGAGTACATAAGAGGGGAAATCTAACTAACTATAGTACAGGAAAAGCAACCCCAAAAATATCCTCTCTAAGAATAGGACGAAGCTCAATTGGTGGATAGTCTAGAATGATTAAATCAGTACTCGAGTGCACTCCTCGATTAGCGAGCCGCGAGCGCGAGCCTCTTGATCGGTAATGAAAGAGATAATGACCATGAAAATAGACATATCGATGTGTTTGCGAGGGCTAAAAAGAGAATTTTAATGATCCAAAATAAATTAATGAAGTTTGGAATGGCCTTGAAACATAATAAAGTAAATTGGCCTATTTAGGGTGGGATTCGACCCAACGGTAATTGGTTTATGGTTAATAATTTTGAAAAAATTGTCGGAATTTAAAGATAATcttctatttactaaatgaataggcgaaactctTATTTTTTCCGCCTAAataatatttcctaaaataaagtgtagtatttttagcatatattatatcacaatcttttaatggcataatcttttaataaatttaatatttaaaaCATTCTATATTATTTCACATTATACATAAATTTATATTCATTATTATAtgattaaaaaaaattgtttaattttttctttaaaataattgtatataaaaattcattgacttttaatgataagaagttgtacaaaaaagattaatagtaaaatattttaaaaataaagTCATTAATTTTTCGATAAAAAGAAAATTTTTATTGAAATATTCATTTCATGattttttacaattttaatttttattgctcaaattaaaatcaattgataggaaatataaataataagtgaattattaatttaaaatccataaataatacggagtatactaaaaagtaaaattttataaatagcgtgcatatattgcacgagATCTAAATTAGTATAATACTGTAACATTTAAAATGAAATGATATATACTCCTCATTTTAGTTTTGATTAAATGATCTTTCTCGATAATATCAGAAAGGTAAAACAATGACCGACACGGAAAGTAAATATAAATGTTTTTGGGTTAGATAATAAAGTTATAACCGATTGTATATTATTTTGATATTTTTTATGGTGTTAAAATGAGCCATAAATGGGCCGACCTACACTTGTGTTGTATAGTTGTGTAACTCATTTGTGGCTATATGTGAACAGGCGACAAGTCAATGATCAAGAAACGTTACATGCATTTgaccgaggaaatcctcaaggaaaAGCCTAATTTGTGTGAGTACATGGGCTCATCACTTGACACTAGACAAGACATGGTTGTGTCCGAGGTGCCGCGGCTAGGCAAAGAGGCCGCGGTCAAGGCCATCAAGGAATGGGGCCAACCCAAGTCCAAAATTACCCATGTCATCATGTGCACTACTTCCGGTGTTGACATGCCGGGGGCCGACTATCAGATTACCAAGCTCCTTGGGCTCCGTCCCTCAGTCCGTCGCTTCATGCTTTACCAGCAAGGTTGCTTTGCCGGGGGAACGGTCTTGAGGTTGGCTAAGGACTTAGCTGAGAACAACAGGGGTGCACGAGTTTTGGTCGTGTGTTCTGAAATAACTGCTATTTGTTTCCGTGGGCCTACTGATACCCACTTGGACTCCATGGTGGGCCAGGCTTTGTTTGGAGATGGAGCCGGGGCTTTGATCGTTGGGTCAGATCCGGACTTGTCTATTGAAAGGCCATTATTCCAAATGGTCTGGGCCGCCCAGACCCTCCTACCGGACTCCGAGGGAGCAATCGACGGTCATTTACGCGAAGTGGGCCTGACTTTTCACCTGCTCAAAGATGTTCCTGGGCTTATTTCCAAGAACATTAACAAAGCCCTTGAAGAGGCCTTTAACCCACTTGGTATAAGTGACTGGAACTCTTTGTTCTGGATCGCTCATCCGGGCGGTCCGGCGATCTTGGATCAAGTcgaggctaaattgggcctaaagGAGGAAAAACTTGCTGCTACAAGAAATGTGTTGAGTGACTTTGGTAATATGTCTAGTGCTTGTGTTCTCTTTATTCTTGATGAGATGAGGAAGAAGTCCTTAAGAGACGGGGCGACCACCACCGGTGAAGGGTTGGATTGGGGTGTTCTGTTCGGGTTTGGACCGGGTTTGACTGTCGAGACTGTTGTGCTCCACAGTGTGCCTTTGACCAATTGATGATCATTAGTTGTGATGTTCAAGAATTTTATACACactttttaagaatgtagatacattaaaatatatATGCTGgtacaatttttatttttttaaaaaaaaataaaaaaatctcaGATGCACTTTTGattatcgtaggtacactttttaccgaAATTTTATACACactttttaagaatgtagatacactttttttttatcataGGTACATTTTTTATcggaattctatatacactttctTGGAGGgcagatacatttttttttttatcgtaggtacactttttacctaAACCCTATATACGTTTGCTACCAATGTAAATGTAGTCTATAATTCTATATTACAATTAACACATCTACTGCCCCATTTTCCTCATCAAGTCAACTCAATAGCCAAAAATGGCAACAACAATTAAACTAATGATAGACAAAAAAATTATAATGCAgcatgtaaattagtttgatTTATCAAATGGTCGAACACTTTAGCGAGTCACGAGTGTTACTTAATCAAACAATTCATGGGCTGATACACCATCGCCGTCGCCAACCCACTCACACTATCACCACCGTCGATGTGTCGTGAGTGGTCAATAACACTGGACTGATTGACTGAAGAGGTCAACATGGTTGGAATGGGCATATTTGATGCGAGAAAATGATCGAAATAAGATCTGATTGGAGCTCAGTTCTCACTATAGCTTGTTCTTTGATCAATTTCTCAGTAAATTAATCAACATATAATAAATTCAAGCTAAATTAAAGAAGTTCATGAAATTAATTACGATATATTGATGACGGAATCGGTGGTGAGCTTAAGTTAGCGAAAATTCCAGAAGTAATTGCATTGAAAGAAGAGATCAAGGAAATTGATAAACTTTCCGCAGTTCCAGAAAAAGATCTTCTCAAGAATTAGAATGAATCTAGCTTTATACACCTAGTAACCATAGCTTTTGCAGGGAGTCTCACCATTGATGATTGAATCGTTATTTTTGCTTTTTGTTGTCAACCATTAATATAATTaggtttgttgttgattgattaaTGAATTGGGAACTTTTTTTTGGAGGAAATGATCGGCCAGTAATGAATTGGGGAAATGAATCGATCGACGAGAGTCAATGAAGAGGACAGGGTAGTGTGTGATGTTAATTGTGAGATGGGGGCCGTTGATTTCTTTTATAATCACATGGTTATTAGTTGTTCCCACCGTTCTCATCGAGTgctcgttctcaccggatcttgactctatatatatatatatatatatatatatatagaatatggatagatatagatatatagaCGAGATGTAATTACCCATTCTTTTATTATAAACTTCTTAATTGTATAGTTTAGTGAACAACAAATTAAGGTTAGAGTGAGGAAACATAAATAAGTCAAACTGAGTTTTAGATCACATTTTTGAACAAACTTCTACAAGATTTATAAATATGAAATGTAATCATTTTATTATAAACTTCATAATTATATAGTTTAGTGAACAACTAATTAAGGTTAGAGCGAGGAAAAAAATAGGTTAAACTGAGTTTTACATCACGTTTTTGAACAAACTTCTACAAGATTTATGAATATGACAtgtaattattttattataaactTCTTAATTATATAGTTTAGTGAACAACAAATTAAGGTTAGAGGGAGGAAAAACAAACAGATCAAACTGAGTTTTAGATCATATTTTTTATCAAATTTCTACAAAATTTATGAATATGACGGTTAATTATTTTATGATGAAATAATTTAGCTGTAtaaaattgatatgaatttgattCACCAATACTTCTTTAATATTGATGACTATAAGCAAAACGCCTAAAACCTACCTAACCAGAAGATGGTCACGACTCATGTCAAtgtcatatttattaattaaaatgtTTGCTACACTGTTTTGACAAATAAATTTATTGATACTATGGCCTTCATAAATTTACAAATAATGACTGTCTTTTTCTAtagaaaattaattaaaataatattcTACAACTTTGTAACTACACAATTTTTTAGAGCCAAGTATGTATTAGGAGGGTGCGAAAATAAAGTTACGATCAGAGTAAGATACAAATTAAAGTATTAAACGACTCGGTTAAAAGAGTGTTCGAaatgtaattaaaaaaaaaatcagataTTAATCCCTCAGTATATAACTAAAGAGCGGTCAGTGGCACAACCAAGCGGGGTTAATATGAATGTATGATCATCCTCACTAAATTGAAAAATTTAGTCGAAATTCATGTTACATTagctttttatttgtttcattgaAAGTTCTCAACCCTCTTTAACACTAACTCCCAACTCCATCAAACCATCACGGGCAGTGGTGAGGCGAGGAGGAGAGGCTACCAAGGACACTTTTCCAGTTGTCCCTACTCAAAAATAAAAAATCAGAaattttttcattaatttttgaatttttttaaactTTTACCTAGTTATAACATTACTCGTTTGCCTCCTAACAAAAATTCCCGACTCTACCACTAATCACTGGGAGCTACTACAATACTACCCCAAGTTCCCAACCAACCCTCATTTGGCTGGTAAGTAAGCCTGAAGACCATAATAATGCATTAATACTCCGTAAATTCTTATTCCAGACAAGCTATtttccgtctgaaataagacgaatcaaata
Encoded here:
- the LOC141599122 gene encoding chalcone synthase-like, with translation MASIEEIRQAQRADGPATILAIGTATPPNCVYQADYPDYYFRVTKSEHMTDLKEKFRRMCDKSMIKKRYMHLTEEILKEKPNLCEYMGSSLDTRQDMVVSEVPRLGKEAAVKAIKEWGQPKSKITHVIMCTTSGVDMPGADYQITKLLGLRPSVRRFMLYQQGCFAGGTVLRLAKDLAENNRGARVLVVCSEITAICFRGPTDTHLDSMVGQALFGDGAGALIVGSDPDLSIERPLFQMVWAAQTLLPDSEGAIDGHLREVGLTFHLLKDVPGLISKNINKALEEAFNPLGISDWNSLFWIAHPGGPAILDQVEAKLGLKEEKLAATRNVLSDFGNMSSACVLFILDEMRKKSLRDGATTTGEGLDWGVLFGFGPGLTVETVVLHSVPLTN